DNA sequence from the Devosia lacusdianchii genome:
GAGCACCTCGACGTCGAGATAGTCTTTCGCCGCAGGACCGCTCACATATGTGTAACAGCCCACAGACCGGCAGATGTCCAGCAACCGCTGGGACCGCTCGGTGGAACTGTACAGGCCCGTGGCAATACGCGTTTCGGTCGCAATATTCAGAAACGTACAGATATGCCGGATAAAGGCCAAGTTGCTTGAGGATAGATTGCTTTCGGGACTCTGGAAGAGCGGTTTTAGGATGGGTTCGATCGTTTCAAAGTGCCGAGCCTTGCGATAACTCTCCGAGATCCTGTTCCAGTGATCGCGCCCCCAGTCTGTATCCTCGATCTCGATCTGATTGATGGTGCGTTTTATGCGACTCTTCTTGGGTACCGGAATGGTCAGCCAACGGAGTCCCTGAGCGGTCTTGATCACGTTGCGATTGCGCCAATCCTGATTGGTGAACTGCACATCGTCGAGAAACACGAATACGTCGACAGACGCGATAAGGTCGAAGTAGCCTCGCCAGGGAATATAAGCCGATTGGAGTATGGCGACTTTGCTCATCTTGCTACCGGCAGCATAGCTTCGGTCGCCATTGACGTTTTCGGCGCATAGAGCGTTGCGTCGTGATCGATATAGTCTATCGGCACGGTGACCAGCTCTGCGTAGTCATCTGGAAAGTGAAGGCCGCGCTTGTTTAGCAGATCGATCGGAAACGAGGCAGCGTAGTCGGCCGAATACAATATCCAGGCCCGCTGCAGGAGATCTGGTTCGATCTGGTCCAACGTCAGCTCGAAAACTGCCTCCGATCCCGGATAACCACTGAGCAGCCAAGGGGTCCGGGGCAGTTTTGCCCCAAGTTGATAACTTGCCATCGGCGCGCGTCCCGTCAGATCCAGCAATAGCGGTGGGTCTACCAAATCCCGGATCAACGGGCGTGCCTGAGCGAGGCCATCGTAGAATTGCGCTAACTGCGGTGAAACGAGCATTTGTTCGTCATGTGGACCAACGCTAGCGAGTACATTCATGGAATTGATCGGTCCACCAAGCCGATATGGGAAGCGCTCGATGTTTGTCATCGCGACCAACTGGCTGGCCAGAACGAGCGACAGCGCTAGCGGCGCCAAAGTCAACAGGGTTAGCCGTCGTGCCGCGTAGAGGTCGACACCGAGCGCGACAAATCCAAACCCGTACAGAGCCGGAAAGTGGTTCGACCAGAAATTACCTGTGCCATAAGTGTGGGCGATGATTGCCGCTATCATGAGCAGCACGATTAATAATGCCTTGCGTGTCCGGCCCGAGCCAGAAGCGCGTGCCGCGGTCAGGGCGCTTATAAACATAAGGCAGAGCAGCAAGTTCAGCAGAGCGATCAATGCGCTTTCGTCTGCCCCGTCTCTCAAATTAACCCAGATGCCAACTAAAAAAATGACACCCATGGCCACACTGGCGGCACCCTTGGCGACGACGTGCCCCGCGTTCCTGAGGCTCCAGATCAGCGCGCCGAACAATCCCGCCAATGGAAGCCAAGCCCAACCCAAAAGGTGCGTACTCTCGACGACGTGACTGACATAGACCGCCATGGACGTCCAAACGTTCAGTTGGGGTGTCGTGATCAGCATCCCGGCGTTATAGCCATTTGATATCGTCTTGAACGTCCGGATTGGGTCGAAGCCGACAAGACCCAGTGCCGCGACGCCAATGAATAATCCGAGCATCGCAGCTACTGCAGCCGCCAGGAAAAGCCTCCAATGCAGCCGGCTCCTGACCGAAACGAGATACACTACGACCATGACCGGCCCCAGAACTGCGCCACTGGTCGGCTTTACCAGCCCTACTGCGGCCACGATGAGGCCGATGACGAAGGCTGCAACGAGTACGGAAAAGCCTTGCTTAGCTCGCGTGGTCAGCCTGATCATCCAGAGCAAGGTGGCAATACCGAGGGCGATCAGACTCATTTCCATAGAGTTATAGGACGGGTCCGGCAACCAGTTGACCAAATAGGAGAGTGATCCGGTTGCCGCTAACAGGCAGAACGTCACAAATCGGAGGGTGCCAGCCCCATTGGTGTTGAGAGCATAAGCGCTCGATACTGCAAGCGTGGCAAAGCTGACCTGGGTCAGTACTAGGAGGAGGTACCGGTTGCCCATTATCGTGTCAAAGGGCGAGATCAGGTTCCAGACGGGGCCAAACAGGGTCGATTGCGAATGGATGTCACCGCTCTGATGTACGCTGAGCATATAGTAGGCGGTGTCAGACAGCTCTGCGCCCACGTTGGCAATAGATATTACAAACCAGTTCGACCCCAGCCATGAGATCGCCACGAGCAAAAAGATCGCAAAGTCAACGGCGGTATTCCTATCAGTCACCTCAATATCAATCGGTTTTGGCCACTTTTGACCACCACCAGACGTTGGCGAGATACCACCCAACGGTTGCGGTCAAACCCGAGGCGAAGTCATGGCGCGGGGACCAGCCGAGTTCGGTAATGGCCTTGGTGGCGTCGACCGCGTAACGAAAATCGTGTCCCGGCCTATCCGAAACAAAGCTCATCAAGTCCAGGTAGCTGCCTTCTGCGTGCGGGGCCTTTTGGTCGAGCAACACGCAGATTGTGCGCACGACGTCGAGATTGGAGTGCTCGTTATTGCCGCCGATATTATAGCGCTCTCCCGGTCGGCCCCAGGACATGACCAGTTCAAGCGCTGCGACATGATCGTCGACATGCAGCCAGTCGCGGATGTTGGACCCGTTGCCGTAGATCGGCAGCGGCCGACGCTGTAAGGCCGTGACGATCATGCGTGGGATCAGCTTCTCAATGTTCTGATAGGCCCCGTAATTGTTTGAACAGTTCGATAGTACCACTGGTAGCCCGAACGTACGAAACCATGACATCACCATAAAGTCGCTTGCCGCCTTTGATGCCGCATAGGGCGACGAGGGCTGATATCGGGTCTGTTCAGTGAACGGAGTTCCCTCGATCGGGAGATCGCCGTAGACTTCATCGGTCGAGACATGGTGAAATCTAAAATCGTCCGGTTTTCCGCGCTTGGTCCAGTAGTCGAGCGCCTCGTCGAGCAAGGCAACAGTGCCGACGACGTTAGTCTGGATGAAAACCGATGCATCGTTGATCGACCGGTCGACGTGGCTTTCCGCCGCCAGGTGCAGCACCACGTCGGGTGCAAAACGATCAAACACGTCGCGGAGCGCCCGTCGATCGCAGATGTCGAGCTGGGCGAACTGATAATTCGGACTATCTACGACGGGTGCCAGGCTATCGAGATTAGCCGCATAGGTCAGTTTGTCGACGTTGCAGACCTGATGGCCTCGAGCAATAAAATGCCGGCAGACGGCAGATCCAATAAAGCCGGCGCCGCCAGTTACCAGCACCCGCCGTGAAACTGGAGTCATGGTCATGACGCCATATCGCGCAGGACGTCGATAGCTGCAGCCGCGACGCGCTCCACGTCCTTGATCGTCATGTCAAAGTGCATGGGGAAGCGGACAAGGCGGGCAGCCGTAGTCTCTGTCATGGGGCATCCATCGGGCGCACGCCCAAATTTCAGGCCAGCCGGGGAAGAGTGCAGGGGGACATAGTGGAACGTGCATTGAATGCCGACACTCTTCATTGCCGAGAGGAATC
Encoded proteins:
- a CDS encoding WbqC family protein, which codes for MSKVAILQSAYIPWRGYFDLIASVDVFVFLDDVQFTNQDWRNRNVIKTAQGLRWLTIPVPKKSRIKRTINQIEIEDTDWGRDHWNRISESYRKARHFETIEPILKPLFQSPESNLSSSNLAFIRHICTFLNIATETRIATGLYSSTERSQRLLDICRSVGCYTYVSGPAAKDYLDVEVLKRGGVTTEWFSYDDLMPYPQLHGDFLNAVSIVDLLLNCGPDAYRHLPALAHSSR
- the rfbB gene encoding dTDP-glucose 4,6-dehydratase: MTPVSRRVLVTGGAGFIGSAVCRHFIARGHQVCNVDKLTYAANLDSLAPVVDSPNYQFAQLDICDRRALRDVFDRFAPDVVLHLAAESHVDRSINDASVFIQTNVVGTVALLDEALDYWTKRGKPDDFRFHHVSTDEVYGDLPIEGTPFTEQTRYQPSSPYAASKAASDFMVMSWFRTFGLPVVLSNCSNNYGAYQNIEKLIPRMIVTALQRRPLPIYGNGSNIRDWLHVDDHVAALELVMSWGRPGERYNIGGNNEHSNLDVVRTICVLLDQKAPHAEGSYLDLMSFVSDRPGHDFRYAVDATKAITELGWSPRHDFASGLTATVGWYLANVWWWSKVAKTD